The following coding sequences lie in one Trichoderma breve strain T069 chromosome 1, whole genome shotgun sequence genomic window:
- a CDS encoding fumarylacetoacetate (FAA) hydrolase family domain-containing protein, with the protein MSTRFTRLIRFLAKDGRTYYGDAILPQGVSDVAKAQRARIIEGDIFGKYNVTDQEVGVRLLLAPLAQSHVKTVRCLGLNYAKHAKESNLPEPKFPVLFYKPITSLSGPVDPIPVHSMAQEGTGLDYECELVVVIGKRCTDVSEADALDYVLGYSIGNDVSHRDWQLKHGGSQWSLGKAFDGWAPFGPAIVTPDVIKDPQNLKIWTKLNGQTVQDGNTADQIFSVRQMISFLSRGVTLLPGDVIFTGTPEGVGMGRKPQLWLKDGDVVEVGLESVGTCTNKVEFDAPKAKI; encoded by the exons ATGTCTACTAGATTTACT CGGCTCATCCGTTTCTTGGCCAAGGACGGCCGTACATATTACGGCGATGCCATCCTACCTCAGGGAGTCAGCGACGTTGCAAAAGCTCAGCGCGCCCGTATTATCGAGGGTGATATCTTTGGCAAGTATAATGTGACGGACCAAGAAGTTGGCGTACGCCTGCTGCTCGCCCCCTTGGCGCAATCTCATGTCAAGACTGTTCGATGCTTGGGACTCAACTACGCCAAACATGCCAAAGAATCAAACCTACCAGAGCCCAAATTCCCCGTCTTGTTCTACAAGCCCATCACGTCTCTCTCCGGCCCTGTTGACCCCATTCCTGTCCACTCGATGGCGCAGGAGGGAACCGGCCTAGACTACGAGTGTGAGCTTGTTGTGGTGATTGGCAAGAGATGCACAGATGTGTCCGAGGCCGACGCACTCGATTATGTGTTGGGATACTCCATTGGCAACGATGTATCTCACCGAGACTGGCAGCTCAAGCACGGAGGAAGCCAGTGGTCTCTCGGCAAGGCCTTTGACGGCTGGGCGCCCTTTGGTCCAGCCATCGTCACGCCCGATGTCATCAAGGACCCCCAGAATCTGAAGATCTGGACCAAACTCAACGGGCAAACCGTCCAG GACGGAAACACGGCAGACCAGATTTTCAGTGTACGACAAATGATATCCTTCCTCAGTCGCGGCGTCACTCTGCTGCCAGGAGATGTCATCTTTACGGGGACCCCCGAAGGTGTAGGAATGGGCCGGAAGCCGCAGCTGTGgctcaaagatggagatgtcgTCGAGGTTGGTCTTGAGAGTGTCGGCACGTG TACCAACAAGGTGGAGTTTGACGCTCCCAAAGCTAAAATCTAG
- a CDS encoding alpha amylase, catalytic domain-containing protein, with protein MGSTEQLRTWWKESSVYQVYPASFQDTTGSGTGDLKGIISRVDYLKDLGVDIVWLSPIFASPQKDMGYDISDYRKIDPIYGDISDVDTLKDKLHERGMKLVLDLVVNHTSDQHEWFKESRKSKDNAFRDWYIWRPPNAWEYDETTDEYYLRLFCREQPDLNWENPDVRKAVHEVMRFWLGRGIDGFRMDVINFISKDQRFPDSDKVVCRGHEYYACGPRLHEYLKDLGAILIEYDAFNVGEMPCVQDQNEIIKAVGADRGELNMIFHFEHMDLDYGPTGKFSPGTWTLAKLKTVVTKWQEFMYNNNGWNALYLENHDQPRVISRFAHDDPQHREASAKMIAVFHAFQAGTPFIYQGQEIGMTNVPKEWPIEEYKDIDCVNHWNLYKDTADEETKKLVKAEYQKKSRDNARTPMQWDATPQAGFTSSTTPWMRVNDNYKDVNAASQTGNPQSVYHTYRQVLQLRKKYMDIFIYGSFQLVYKANERVFAYRRRSATEMALVMCNFSLDEVVVGSADVPIEVLFSTHGRTMDDFKGEQLSLAPCEAVVLLVEPTL; from the exons ATGGGCTCCACGGAACAGCTTCGCACCTGGTGGAAGGAGAGTTCGGTGTACCAAGTATATCCGGCATCCTTTCAAGACACCACGGGCTCTGGAACTGGAGACCTGAAAGGAATCATTTCACGAGTAGACTATCTCAAGGACCTCGGCGTGGATATAGTATGGCTGTCGCCCATATTCGCAAGTCCCCAAAAAGATATG GGGTATGACATTAGCGACTATAGAAAGATCGATCCCATCTATGGAGATATCAGTGACGTTGATACTCTAAAGGACAAGCTCCATGAACGGGGCATGAAACTTGTCCTAGACCTGGTAGTCAACCACACAAGCGATCAGCACGAGTGGTTCAAAGAATCAAGAAAGTCAAAAGACAATGCCTTTCGAGATTGGTATATCTGGCGTCCACCCAA CGCCTGGGAATACGATGAGACAACTGACGAATACTATTTACGACTCTTTTGCCGAGAGCAGCCCGATCTCAACTGGGAAAACCCGGACGTGCGCAAGGCTGTCCATGAGGTTATGCGCTTCTGGCTCGGTCGAGGAATAGACGGCTTCCGGATGGACgtcatcaacttcatcagCAAAGACCAACGCTTCCCGGACTCTGATAAAGTGGTCTGCCGGGGCCACGAGTACTACGCTTGCGGACCTAGATTGCACGAATACCTGAAAGATCTCGGCGCTATTCTTATAGAGTATGATGCGTTCAACGTGGGAGAAATGCCATGCGTACAAGATCAGAATGAGATCATCAAGGCTGTGGGCGCTGACCGTGGAGAGCTCAACATGATTTTCCACTTTGAGCA CATGGATCTTGACTACGGCCCAACCGGAAAGTTCTCTCCCGGGACATGGACTCTCGCAAAGCTCAAGACGGTTGTCACCAAATGGCAAGAGTTCATGTACAACAACAACGGCTGGAACGCTCTCTACCTTGAAAACCACGACCAGCCGCGAGTCATCAGCCGCTTCGCACACGATGACCCTCAGCACCGCGAGGCTAGTGCAAAGATGATTGCCGTGTTTCATGCTTTCCAGGCTGGCACGCCGTTTATATACCAGGGACAGGAGATTGGCATGACGAATGTTCCAAAGGAGTGGCCCATTGAGGAGTACAAAGACATTGATTGCGTTAATCACTGGAA CTTATACAAAGACACCGCAGACGAAGAAACCAAAAAACTCGTAAAAGCAGAATACCAAAAGAAATCTCGCGACAACGCCCGAACCCCCATGCAATGGGACGCAACCCCCCAAGCCGGCTTCACAAGTAGCACCACCCCTTGGATGCGCGTCAATGACAACTACAAGGACGTCAACGCCGCCTCCCAGACCGGCAACCCGCAATCCGTCTACCACACGTACCGCCAGGTCCTGCAGCTGCGCAAAAAGTACATGGACATCTTTATCTACGGAAGCTTCCAGCTTGTCTACAAGGCCAACGAGCGGGTGTTTGCGTacaggaggaggagcgcgACGGAGATGGCGCTCGTCATGTGCAACTTTTCGCTTGACGAAGTGGTGGTGGGGAGTGCTGATGTGCCTATTGAGGTGCTCTTTAGCACTCATGGGAGGACAATGGATGATTTCAAGGGCGAGCAGCTTTCGCTGGCTCCGTGTGAAGCCGTGGTGTTGCTTGTTGAACCAACTTTGTAG
- a CDS encoding dynamitin domain-containing protein, producing the protein MALNRKYAALPDLDSAPDIYETPELTDDNSTVPTTAARTLSDDEFYGVDDETQNISRSRLRIDEARTRFSPATIDISGADFSDRVDGKRRSYKASSRRQRILQDGTEELGDLSDDDDVESLERKIARLKREVEETKDEYAKRKGASAGGDDGSPGDLRLESLSQTLDDLSRRSGITGIQKIDPTSSSAGEAVAGSLEAGPTYTITYAPTYEQTHALAKAADFDRRLLILERSLGISSSSMSEAGEGGLPRAILPTLDSLEKQISTLSQASTANLDTISRRVRALATEQDKLNESREKAKALREELGKHAGSPPADTSEQEAKINALYAILPTIENLTPILPPLLDRLRSLRAIHADAATASQTLDQIEKQQAEIATEVKLWKDGIEKLEETVSNGDKVMKTNVEVMEGWVKDLEQRLEKLT; encoded by the exons ATGGCGCTCAACCGCAAATATGCGGCGTTGCCAGACTTG GACTCTGCGCCAGATATCTACGAAACTCCAGAGCTGACAGATGACAACTCTACAGTTCCG ACGACTGCAGCTCGGACGCTTTCCGACGATGAGttctacggagtagacgACGAGACGCAAAACATCTCGCGGTCAAGGTTGCGCATTGACGAAGCGCGCACCCGATTCTCCCCAGCTACCATTGATATTAGCGGAGCAGATTTCTCAGACCGTGTTGACGGCAAGCGACGATCATACAAAGCTtccagccgccgccaacgGATATTGCAGGATGGAACAGAAGAGCTGGGAGATCTttctgatgatgacgatgtggaAAGTTTGGAGCGCAAGATTGCCCGTTTAAAGCGAGAAGTGGAAGAAACTAAGGACGAATATGCCAAACGCAAAGGGGCCTCagccggcggcgatgatggttCCCCAGGTGACCTAAGGCTCGAGTCTCTAAGCCAAACTTTGGATGACCTATCTAGGCGCTCTGGCATCACCGGTATTCAGAAAATCGATCCAACATCCTCCAGCGCAGGCGAGGCTGTGGCAGGATCACTCGAAGCTGGGCCTACATACACTATTACTTACGCACCGACGTATGAGCAGACGCATGCTCTTGCCAAGGCGGCGGATTTCGATCGCAGGCTATTGATCTTGGAGAGGAGCCTCGGCATCAGTTCATCATCCATGTCAGAGGCCGGTGAAGGCGGACTTCCTCGGGCAATTCTTCCGACACTTGACTCTCTGGAGAAACAAATCTCGACCCTCTCGCAAGCGTCAACTGCCAACCTAGACACAATCAGTCGCCGAGTACGAGCATTGGCCACTGAACAAGACAAGTTGAATGAATCTCgcgaaaaggcaaaggctcTACGAGAGGAGCTCGGCAAGCACGCGGGGTCCCCTCCTGCTGACACGTCCGAACAAGAGGCTAAAATCAACGCATTGTACGCAATCCTGCCTACGATCGAAAACCTTACGCCTATATTGCCTCCTCTGCTTGACCGCTTGCGATCACTCAGAGCCATTCACGCAGACGCTGCAACCGCCAGCCAGACACTAGACCAGATCGAGAAACAGCAGGCAGAAATAGCCACAGAAGTCAAGCTATGGAAAGACGGTATCGAGAAGCTAGAGGAAACTGTGAGCAACGGCGACAAAGTCATGAAGACCAACGTGGAGGTCATGGAAGGCTGGGTAAAGGACTTAGAGCAGCGACTAGAGAAGTTGACATAG
- a CDS encoding RTC4-like domain-containing protein, whose translation MVTPSSRTEAKTKTKTTTTTITTTTEAAPKPKPESRTQTRRSQIKIPEPIPDEPVLDDIFAPPLASSDLEDEGTAENADDNVESEQPIADSSDSDDAPPRGAISSTTFTSQGQKGGRQTRRSTLKEISKLKEEPEESQSTAKKRKRPSDGSPEKSKPKKNALPKTDPTVEPLNMASHLLNAQGFTKQSKVKATFGKKSLLAQVARLPKALEEPSTPAKFKKPPEYSTNTPRQSWKFLVPDSVGSPVKRTRRLEMVEPILYENDDEDDDEDDEEDDDTVTYSQPGSFTGGAERATKDKAKAKRKANPLRSRKSTAAKGKEEDAAPITSSPPPAKFVMPAQLSDFVPPGNGNGDDIGDGDLSDASSSGLSSLGSLFPDKEGDGGAQCPWCGATVDMKLLKDFSNGKRLNVRLQTKFCEEHRKKSAMATWESKAYPEVEWSTLESRFKKHQTRLLDIINGEESFYRTALAAKIEQGQGRSMKKEENLNPGYYGPRGFNMMCDYLVKEYSDMLKKKAVHDKVIAGRGSAAFIQAVLVAELGVQLIMEDMLVSPEEARHILEESKPIGDLVHADNWL comes from the exons ATGGTTACACCATCA TCCAGGACTGAggcgaagacgaagacgaagacgacgactaCGACTATAACGACGACAACAGAAGCGGCACCGAAACCGAAACCGGAGTCCAGGACTCAGACCAGACGCTCTCAGATCAAGATCCCTGAGCCTATTCCTGACGAGCCTGTTCTTGACGACATATTTGCGCCACCACTTGCGTCTAGCGATTTGGAAGACGAGGGTACCGCGGAAAATGCAGACGACAACGTGGAATCTGAACAGCCTATTGCTGACAGCTCGGATTCAGATGATGCTCCGCCCCGAGGAGCTATCTCGTCAACCACATTCACATCCCAAGGCCAAAAGGGTGGGCGGCAAACTCGTCGGTCAACACTGAAAGAGATATCGAAGCTAAAGGAAGAGCCCGAAGAGTCACAATCaacggccaagaagaggaagcgcCCATCAGATGGCTCCCCCGAAAAGAGCAAGCCCAAGAAAAATGCACTCCCCAAAACGGATCCGACTGTAGAGCCTCTGAACATGGCCAGTCACCTCTTAAATGCCCAGGGCTTTACCAAGCAATCCAAGGTAAAGGCCACCTTTGGGAAGAAAAGCCTCCTTGCTCAGGTAGCCCGGTTACCAAAAG CCCTAGAAGAGCCGTCCACGCCCGCCAAGTTCAAGAAGCCTCCCGAGTACAGCACCAACACGCCCCGACAGAGCTGGAAGTTCCTTGTGCCAGATTCTGTTGGCTCTCCGGTCAAAAGGACTCGCCGATTAGAAATGGTTGAACCTATTCTATACGAGaacgatgatgaggatgatgatgaagacgatgaagaggacgatgataCCGTGACTTATAGCCAACCAGGATCCTTTACGGGAGGTGCCGAACGTGCAACGAAAGACAAAGCGAAAGCGAAGCGAAAAGCCAATCCTTTGCGCTCAAGAAAGTCAACTGCGGCGaaaggcaaggaagaagatgcagcgCCAATAACTTCTTCACCGCCGCCCGCCAAGTTTGTCATGCCCGCCCAACTCTCAGACTTCGTACCACccggcaacggcaacggcgacGACATTGGAGACGGCGACCTATCCGAtgcaagcagcagcggcctGAGCTCGCTCGGCTCCCTTTTCCCAGATAAAGAAGGCGATGGCGGTGCGCAGTGCCCCTGGTGCGGAGCCACAGTCGACATGAAGCTACTAAAGGACTTTTCAAACGGTAAACGCCTCAACGTCCGACTTCAAACGAAATTCTGCGAAGAGCACAGGAAGAAATCAGCAATGGCAACATGGGAATCAAAAGCCTACCCCGAAGTCGAATGGTCCACCCTCGAGTCCCGCTTCAAGAAACACCAAACCCGCctcctcgacatcatcaacggcgAAGAATCCTTCTACCGCACCGCCCTCGCAGCAAAGATCgagcaaggtcaaggccgatccatgaagaaggaggagaaccTCAACCCCGGGTATTACGGCCCCCGCGGCTTCAACATGATGTGCGACTACCTCGTCAAGGAGTACAGCGACatgctcaagaagaaggccgtcCACGACAAGGTGATTGCAGGAAGGGGCTCGGCGGCCTTTATCCAGGCCGTGTTGGTGGCTGAGCTGGGCGTGCAGCTCATCATGGAGGACATGCTCGTCTCGCCGGAAGAGGCTAGGCATATACTGGAGGAGAGCAAACCGATAGGAGACCTTGTACACGCAGACAATTGGCTGTGA
- a CDS encoding complex 1 protein (LYR family) domain-containing protein has translation MRLSGLQKEVLALYRQCLRECRKKPQGQKNTRAHFEKFVRDEFARNIAVEKRDFAAIEFLLRKGHRQLDVYSSPGIKDIRQRPKSRVIILSKRSSRAHTPIRKASPPMTSPGSVYSSDTGPVSEQPYTEMPPKETHKSPPDVGRRDQPYIRSAYDVGTAFRGVSMKSLDGASSLDQSWVPSEPSVDLDSFPLPPPKNPPQQSEYSVNPLSIAAKPSRSHASTLQNPGTSTCFARAGFSPPPVRRKAHMRMHRSPRSSHGLLLDGVADFASASKHTSIDSALVEAISRSVCQQLRLFSARSKNNQERSFSRPFREASHSQQSDQSDKFAGRHGQSRRTKHLWQQTNPPATPTKSNISLRTVSPLMPFRPEFKAAGLAVTSKDQKRGFPAYIARLMSTRSTQKRANRSGSKHHAKVPKFDGFEEEDSSGSSMSQISFAPSQDMDEWRDSPPTPPPKPTPLVIPRRSDRENRTRPRADSSPRSPRQKSFGARDAFNSQSRQPTKPTAHCHGGCYDGEPCSKEQIRMQPRAKRAQTTQNPPTRHLNSREDQTTRRPYQSLPTQRFNRGLSEGTRFKTDIKSSQPRPSFDPDHVGVCCRSGRGATSQANAPPNIPTRTSSIRESASASEDDLEGDDGDIVDRDVLRGLHIVASAACDEEVDAFVRNRTGLRLRRFLADLKVLETLRDIQPVEGLGPGARRRRSNMRQLKRQVRRFRDARESVMAA, from the exons ATGCGTCTATCAGGCCTGCAGAAGGAAGTGCTGGCGCTGTATCGCCAGTGCCTTCGCGAATGCAGAAAGAAGCCTCAG GGACAAAAGAACACCCGCGCTCACTTTGAAAAGTTTGTGAG GGACGAATTCGCACGCAACATTGCCGTCGAAAAGCGCGACTTTGCGGCCATTGAGTTCCTGCTCCGCAAAGGCCATCGGCAGCTCGACGTCTACTCTTCACCTGGTATCAAGGATATCAG GCAGCGCCCAAAATCTCGTGTCATTATTCTTTCAAAGCGTTCGAGCCGGGCGCATACGCCGATTCGAAAGGCCTCTCCCCCTATGACATCTCCTGGATCAGTATATAGCAGTGATACTGGGCCGGTTTCTGAGCAGCCCTATACTGAAATGCCACCCAAAGAGACGCATAAATCGCCTCCAGACGTTGGTCGCCGCGACCAGCCCTACATTCGCTCTGCCTATGATGTGGGAACCGCCTTCCGAGGCGTCAGTATGAAATCTCTCGACggagcatcttctctcgacCAATCCTGGGTTCCATCTGAACCATCAGTTGATTTGGATTCATTCCCATTGCCTCCGCCAAAGAACCCTCCGCAGCAGTCTGAATACAGCGTCAATCCTTTGAGTATTGCTGCGAAGCCATCACGAAGCCATGCATCCACGCTTCAAAACCCCGGGACATCCACATGCTTTGCAAGGGCCGGCTTTTCGCCCCCTCCAGTTAGACGGAAGGCTCACATGCGCATGCATAGAAGCCCTCGTTCGTCACATGGCTtgcttcttgatggcgtGGCTGATTTTGCGAGCGCGTCGAAGCATACGTCCATCGACTCTGCTCTTGTGGAAGCCATCTCGCGAAGCGTGTGCCAGCAACTGCGACTCTTTTCAGCCAGATCAAAGAATAACCAGGAAAGAAGCTTCTCACGGCCATTCAGAGAGGCATCACACAGCCAACAG TCAGATCAGTCAGACAAGTTCGCAGGACGACATGGACAATCCCGGCGGACTAAGCATTTGTGGCAGCAAACGAATccaccagcaacaccaacaaaGTCTAATATATCGTTACGTACAGTATCCCCATTGATGCCCTTTCGTCCAGAGTTTAAGGCAGCAGGATTAGCAGTGACATCAAAGGACCAGAAGCGTGGCTTTCCCGCCTATATTGCAAGACTCATGTCAACAAGATCAACCCAGAAACGTGCCAACCGCTCCGGTAGCAAGCACCACGCAAAAGTGCCAAAATTCGATGGtttcgaagaagaggactCCAGCGGGAGCTCAATGAGCCAGATCTCATTTGCCCCTTCACAAGACATGGATGAGTGGAG GGACTCGCCTCCAACGCCTCCTCCTAAGCCCACGCCACTTGTAATCCCTCGACGAAGTGACCGGGAGAACAGAACTCGCCCCAGAGCCGATTCAAGCCCACGAAGCCCACGCCAGAAAAGTTTTGGGGCCCGAGATGCGTTTAACTCACAGTCAAGACAGCCGACAAAGCCGACGGCCCATTGTCACGGCGGGTGTTACGACGGCGAACCATGTTCAAAGGAGCAGATTCGTATGCAGCCGCGAGCCAAGAGGGCGCAGACAACCCAAAATCCCCCTACTCGTCATTTGAATTCACGAGAGGACCAGACAACCCGACGACCGTATCAAAGTCTCCCTACTCAGAGATTCAACAGAGGGCTATCAGAAGGAACTCGGTTCAAAACAGATATCAAGTCAAGCCAGCCTCGCCCAAGTTTTGATCCTGATCATGTTGGAGTATGCTGCAGAAGCGGTCGCGGCGCCACATCTCAAGCGAATGCCCCTCCTAATATTCCCACAAGAACGTCTTCAATCCGAGAGAGCGCTTCAGCCTCGGAAGATGACCTCGAaggcgatgacggcgataTCGTTGATCGAGATGTGCTTCGGGGTTTGCATATTGTAGCATCGGCAGCTTGTGACGAAGAAGTAGATGCCTTCGTGCGTAACAGAACGGgtctgcggctgcggcgaTTTCTGGCAGACTTGAAGGTGCTGGAGACGCTTCGCGATATCCAACCCGTCGAGGGTCTTGGTCCTGGCGCGAGGCGGAGGAGGTCAAACATGAGGCAATTGAAGCGGCAGGTTCGTCGGTTTCGGGACGCAAGAGAAAGTGTGATGGCTGCTTAA
- a CDS encoding thiS family domain-containing protein: MTSSAPKPPRGHFSVLYFAGAGSFTGRDSESLPAPLPLGKLFSELESRYPGVQAKILDSCLVTVNLDYVDVPEDGEDGALIQEGDEVAIIPPVSSG; this comes from the coding sequence ATGACATCATCCGCCCCGAAACCCCCGCGCGGGCACTTCAGCGTGCTCTATTTTGCCGGCGCTGGCTCTTTCACGGGACGGGATTCCGAGAGCTTGCCTGCGCCTTTGCCGTTAGGGAAGCTCTTTTCCGAGCTGGAGTCGCGATATCCCGGCGTCCAGGCCAAAATTCTCGACTCGTGTTTGGTAACGGTCAACCTTGATTACGTAGACGTTCctgaagatggcgaggacgGCGCTCTGATCCAAGAGGGAGATGAGGTTGCCATAATTCCACCGGTCAGCTCTGGCTGA